In Kineococcus sp. NBC_00420, a single genomic region encodes these proteins:
- a CDS encoding universal stress protein, translating to MSIVVGYVPDGTGFLAVTEAVQQARWRGSDVVIVNTVDRAGYTRPTAADERDLDALQERMTDEGVPFRIEHRDASSTPVAEVILEIAEEIGAELIVVGLHRLSPVRKALLGSTAQRVLLEATCPVLAVRSTSS from the coding sequence GTGAGCATCGTCGTCGGCTACGTCCCCGACGGCACCGGGTTCCTCGCCGTCACCGAGGCGGTGCAGCAGGCACGCTGGCGCGGCAGCGACGTCGTCATCGTGAACACCGTCGACCGGGCCGGGTACACCAGGCCGACGGCCGCCGACGAGCGCGACCTCGACGCCCTGCAGGAACGCATGACGGACGAGGGCGTCCCGTTCCGCATCGAGCACCGGGACGCCTCCTCCACCCCGGTCGCCGAGGTGATCCTGGAGATCGCCGAGGAGATCGGCGCGGAACTCATCGTCGTCGGCCTCCACCGCCTCTCCCCGGTCCGCAAGGCCCTGCTGGGCAGCACCGCCCAGCGGGTCCTGCTGGAGGCGACCTGCCCGGTGCTCGCCGTGCGCTCCACCTCGTCGTGA
- a CDS encoding ATP-binding cassette domain-containing protein encodes MSDTVLEARGIVKRYGHVTAVAGADFDLRAGEILAVIGDNGAGKSSLIKVLSGDVVPDAGEVLLDGKPVHFRSPQDAQRAGIETVYQDLAMAPALDIATNLFLGRELRRKGPLGSVLRMLDVKEMRRQSRQQMDELGITTLQSITQPVDSLSGGQRQTVAVARAAAFGRRVVIMDEPTAALGVRESQGVLDLIRRISATGIPVVLISHDMPAVFEVADRIHIHRLGRRAAVVRPQDHEMNEVVGFMTGALPPPEPVQEVAS; translated from the coding sequence ATGAGCGACACCGTCTTGGAGGCCCGCGGCATCGTCAAGCGCTACGGGCACGTCACCGCCGTGGCCGGCGCGGACTTCGACCTGCGCGCCGGGGAGATCCTGGCGGTCATCGGCGACAACGGCGCCGGCAAGTCCAGTCTCATCAAGGTGCTCTCCGGCGACGTCGTCCCCGACGCCGGAGAGGTCCTGCTGGACGGGAAACCCGTGCACTTCCGCAGCCCGCAGGACGCTCAGCGGGCCGGGATCGAGACCGTCTACCAGGACCTGGCGATGGCTCCCGCCCTCGACATCGCGACGAACCTCTTCCTCGGCCGCGAGCTGCGCCGGAAGGGGCCCCTGGGCTCGGTCCTGCGCATGCTCGACGTCAAGGAGATGCGCCGCCAGTCCCGCCAGCAGATGGACGAGCTCGGCATCACGACCCTGCAGTCCATCACCCAGCCCGTCGACAGCCTCTCCGGCGGTCAGCGGCAGACGGTGGCGGTCGCACGGGCAGCCGCCTTCGGGCGTCGCGTCGTCATCATGGACGAGCCCACGGCCGCCCTCGGGGTGCGGGAGTCCCAAGGGGTCCTGGACCTCATCCGCCGCATCAGCGCCACCGGGATCCCCGTGGTGCTGATCAGCCACGACATGCCGGCCGTGTTCGAGGTCGCCGACCGCATCCACATCCACCGCCTCGGTCGTCGGGCCGCCGTCGTGCGGCCCCAGGACCACGAGATGAACGAGGTCGTCGGGTTCATGACCGGTGCGCTGCCGCCGCCGGAACCGGTGCAGGAGGTCGCGTCGTGA
- a CDS encoding ABC transporter permease gives MSDSLQVASEKAAEVPDTSGTRAATLADHIFRNPVLGPLSALVLAIVAFSILTENFASVDNFSLILQQSVVVGTLALGQTLIVLTGGIDLANGAIMVLGTLVVAKLAAGSTGAQVPALFAGLLVCAALGLVSGLIVSKLGLPPFIVTLGLLTILQAASRLYTKETVLVDDGPLTVLSKGGYLFGQFQVTTGVVVVLISVAVLHYALTRTAWGRHVYAVGNNDLAAKRTGINVNRVLLSVYVLAGVFYALAALQAFGRSPATSPNAFPTANLDTITAVVIGGTSLFGGRGTVVGTYIGALIVLVLQSGLTQAGIDPLFQNIVTGVLVIAAVALDTVTRRKAR, from the coding sequence ATGTCCGACTCCCTCCAGGTGGCGAGCGAGAAGGCGGCCGAGGTACCCGACACCTCGGGAACCCGCGCCGCGACCCTCGCGGACCACATCTTCCGCAACCCCGTCCTGGGCCCCCTGTCCGCCCTGGTCCTCGCCATCGTCGCGTTCTCGATCCTCACCGAGAACTTCGCGAGCGTGGACAACTTCTCGCTGATCCTCCAGCAGTCCGTCGTGGTGGGGACCCTCGCCCTGGGGCAGACCCTCATCGTCCTGACCGGCGGCATCGACCTGGCCAACGGCGCCATCATGGTGCTGGGGACCCTCGTGGTCGCCAAGCTCGCCGCCGGCAGCACCGGAGCGCAGGTTCCCGCGCTGTTCGCGGGGCTGCTCGTCTGCGCGGCGCTCGGGCTCGTCTCCGGCCTGATCGTCTCCAAGCTGGGACTGCCGCCGTTCATCGTCACCCTCGGGTTGCTGACGATCCTGCAGGCCGCCTCGCGCCTCTACACCAAGGAGACCGTCCTCGTCGACGACGGGCCCCTGACGGTCCTGTCCAAGGGCGGTTACCTCTTCGGGCAGTTCCAGGTCACCACCGGCGTCGTCGTGGTGCTGATCAGCGTGGCGGTCCTGCACTACGCCCTCACCCGCACCGCGTGGGGCCGGCACGTGTACGCCGTCGGCAACAACGACCTCGCGGCCAAGCGCACCGGCATCAACGTGAACCGGGTCCTGCTCTCGGTGTACGTGCTGGCGGGCGTGTTCTACGCCCTCGCCGCGCTGCAGGCGTTCGGCCGCAGCCCGGCGACCTCCCCCAACGCGTTCCCGACCGCGAACCTGGACACCATCACCGCCGTCGTCATCGGCGGCACCAGCCTCTTCGGCGGCCGCGGCACGGTCGTCGGCACCTACATCGGGGCCCTCATCGTCCTGGTGCTCCAGTCCGGTCTGACCCAGGCCGGCATCGACCCGCTGTTCCAGAACATCGTCACCGGCGTCCTGGTCATCGCCGCGGTGGCCCTCGACACCGTCACCCGGAGGAAGGCGCGATGA